The Arcanobacterium pinnipediorum genome includes a region encoding these proteins:
- a CDS encoding DUF5067 domain-containing protein, whose protein sequence is MDHSRKPEPASPRDQFPYNGFALGGLAAGILATGFALVSYLRYLGLLWAFIAAVSSIIGMVSTRTKDATQRGFELALLGSFFALLAVISALFLTPPVHTQPDTPPDTITQAPEKSPIPPQPTPDVVDQPDLIIESLDLSPILLDAEGNSAVVVSLTVTNHSERSQNPLFADLNARQGETALTRTAFVNEESSGYDPSSLFTEIAPGQTHTLTYGYALIDDETPVQIETGANNALVSITVLKQDFTLNK, encoded by the coding sequence ATGGATCACTCCCGCAAGCCAGAGCCAGCCTCGCCTCGCGACCAATTTCCTTATAATGGCTTTGCCCTCGGTGGTCTTGCAGCTGGTATTCTCGCTACCGGGTTTGCCCTAGTTAGCTATCTGCGTTACCTCGGCTTACTCTGGGCGTTCATCGCGGCAGTCAGCTCGATTATTGGGATGGTTAGCACACGCACGAAAGACGCTACACAACGTGGATTTGAGTTAGCGCTTTTAGGAAGCTTTTTCGCTCTCTTAGCAGTTATCAGCGCACTGTTCTTAACCCCACCGGTCCATACACAACCAGATACGCCACCCGATACCATAACGCAAGCACCAGAAAAATCGCCGATTCCACCTCAACCTACCCCCGACGTCGTCGACCAACCAGATCTCATAATCGAATCACTTGACCTCTCCCCAATACTCTTAGACGCCGAAGGTAATTCGGCCGTTGTAGTCTCGCTCACGGTAACCAACCACTCTGAACGTAGCCAAAATCCGTTATTTGCCGACCTTAACGCCCGGCAAGGCGAAACTGCGTTGACCCGCACTGCCTTCGTTAACGAAGAGAGCAGCGGATATGATCCCAGCTCGTTATTTACCGAAATCGCACCCGGACAAACCCATACCCTCACCTATGGCTATGCACTGATCGACGACGAAACACCCGTACAAATCGAAACAGGTGCGAACAATGCCCTGGTTAGTATCACGGTGCTCAAGCAAGATTTCACGCTCAATAAGTAG
- a CDS encoding MerR family transcriptional regulator produces the protein MNNERRYTVGEVADLLGISIRQLHHWDGLGLAPASHRSSAGYRMYDGADLERLQQALIYRETGMALTAIKEVLNAERSSREHLVAQRDLLLAQQNQTAQKLSAVEKLLENIMTDTPLSIDEKAKILGKEWNPEWEAEAEERWGDTEDWRVSYQRQATMSAQDWQAFKNSMAQLESDMVRAIDAGIDPVSVQGRELAEKHRLLLNTFFDVTHAKQVIIGRGYVADERFREYYTKRHPDLPTWLVAAINANASHHGVDPHSAQWA, from the coding sequence ATGAACAATGAACGTCGTTATACAGTCGGAGAAGTAGCAGATCTTCTCGGAATCAGTATCCGCCAACTTCACCACTGGGACGGTCTTGGTCTAGCGCCCGCATCTCATCGCTCATCTGCTGGTTATCGGATGTATGACGGTGCGGACCTCGAACGGTTACAGCAAGCACTGATCTACCGCGAAACAGGGATGGCACTGACTGCTATTAAAGAAGTTCTCAACGCTGAACGCTCATCACGAGAACATCTCGTAGCACAACGTGACCTTCTCCTTGCCCAGCAGAATCAGACGGCGCAAAAACTATCTGCAGTCGAAAAACTCTTGGAGAACATTATGACCGATACACCATTATCAATTGACGAAAAAGCCAAGATCTTAGGAAAAGAGTGGAATCCAGAATGGGAGGCTGAGGCCGAAGAACGCTGGGGAGATACTGAGGACTGGAGAGTTTCTTATCAACGACAAGCCACCATGTCTGCCCAGGATTGGCAAGCGTTCAAAAACTCGATGGCTCAACTGGAATCTGACATGGTTCGCGCTATTGACGCTGGAATTGATCCGGTAAGTGTGCAAGGGAGGGAGCTGGCCGAAAAACATCGACTATTGTTGAATACGTTTTTTGATGTCACACACGCCAAACAGGTTATTATCGGACGTGGGTATGTGGCCGATGAAAGGTTTAGAGAATACTACACTAAACGGCACCCTGATCTTCCTACTTGGCTGGTGGCAGCTATCAACGCAAATGCTTCACACCACGGAGTTGATCCACACAGCGCGCAATGGGCCTAA
- a CDS encoding MFS transporter, with amino-acid sequence MGQMILNPILAPLSRELDLAEWHIGAAISTAAVMFALFARVWGKASLQWGTRRVLLISMVMGFIALASFAYVSYAGLAGYLTTGMLLALILLTRGVIYGGAIAAVAPSSQTYIATHTVTESERIKGVGALGAAQGIASILGAIIGGALAAFGGIMLPLVVMPAMMLGGIGVLLLFFKPASDSYRVAKPATVRYRDPRVFPFLCVGLLNYISFASIGTIFGFILQDGLRRGPGHSAGLIALCMVIMGVAMIISQGVLAPKSNWKPTVLLRRGTLILGCGLACLLLPAHLGIYMVACVGVGLGMGLALTGYNAGPTALVEHHEQGGLAGILNSNGGIAYAIAPIGSTALYSWNHTSPLIVCIALCLISAAWTYLHPLLRH; translated from the coding sequence ATGGGCCAGATGATTCTCAACCCGATTCTTGCTCCCTTATCCCGCGAGCTCGATTTAGCTGAATGGCATATTGGTGCGGCGATCTCTACGGCAGCAGTCATGTTCGCATTGTTTGCCCGAGTATGGGGTAAAGCATCCCTACAATGGGGCACCCGCCGCGTCTTGCTTATCTCGATGGTGATGGGCTTTATAGCTTTAGCGTCCTTCGCATACGTATCGTATGCTGGCCTTGCCGGCTATCTCACCACCGGTATGTTGCTGGCACTAATCTTACTTACCCGAGGCGTCATTTATGGTGGTGCGATAGCTGCCGTAGCGCCGTCGTCGCAAACATATATTGCCACGCACACCGTTACCGAAAGCGAACGCATCAAAGGAGTTGGTGCGTTAGGTGCAGCCCAAGGTATCGCATCAATTTTAGGTGCTATCATCGGCGGGGCTCTAGCAGCTTTCGGCGGTATCATGCTGCCGTTAGTAGTTATGCCTGCCATGATGTTAGGCGGAATTGGTGTGCTACTGCTATTTTTCAAACCCGCTAGCGACTCATACCGCGTTGCTAAACCGGCAACAGTTCGCTACCGCGATCCACGAGTTTTCCCTTTTCTTTGCGTAGGGCTCCTCAATTACATTTCGTTTGCCAGCATTGGCACTATTTTCGGATTCATTTTACAAGATGGGCTTCGCCGCGGGCCAGGGCACTCAGCCGGTCTCATTGCACTATGCATGGTGATCATGGGAGTTGCGATGATCATCTCGCAAGGAGTTTTGGCACCGAAGTCTAACTGGAAACCAACAGTGCTGTTACGCCGCGGTACTCTCATACTAGGTTGCGGACTTGCCTGCCTGCTCCTGCCAGCACATCTCGGGATCTATATGGTGGCGTGTGTCGGGGTTGGGCTTGGAATGGGGCTGGCTTTAACTGGCTACAACGCTGGCCCAACCGCGTTAGTTGAGCATCACGAACAAGGCGGTTTAGCAGGAATTCTTAACTCTAACGGTGGAATAGCCTATGCGATTGCGCCGATCGGTTCCACTGCGTTATATAGTTGGAATCATACAAGTCCGCTCATTGTATGTATCGCTTTGTGCCTCATCTCTGCTGCTTGGACCTACCTGCATCCGCTACTGCGCCACTAG
- a CDS encoding TetR/AcrR family transcriptional regulator — translation MMHMRLGRKTGPKPKFTAQQVIDAVLHIGLDTFTMSQVAKAVGVGAPSLYRLYNSRDDLVAACLEDIARRRPWVSPQTSWPDMLRAWAHYCWELCETFPGFALTLYTYPFPQVNFMKSAATIVEDFTGAGLAKNSVLFALDFIGDTVIATHLGIGTYRVESTNQERKELIERNLELSNEQLGTDLSPILYSRDPYRDLVEPKIEFIIAALEAGIQPPGHGLGHVAQA, via the coding sequence ATGATGCATATGCGCCTGGGACGTAAAACTGGTCCGAAACCTAAGTTCACTGCACAACAAGTTATTGACGCAGTATTGCATATTGGGTTAGACACCTTCACTATGTCCCAGGTGGCCAAAGCTGTTGGGGTAGGAGCTCCGAGCCTATACCGGCTCTATAACTCGCGTGACGATTTAGTCGCAGCATGTTTGGAAGACATTGCTCGTCGTCGGCCATGGGTCTCGCCTCAAACCTCGTGGCCAGATATGTTGCGTGCGTGGGCGCATTACTGCTGGGAATTATGCGAAACATTTCCCGGATTTGCGCTCACGCTCTACACCTATCCGTTCCCGCAAGTAAATTTCATGAAATCAGCAGCAACCATAGTCGAGGATTTCACTGGTGCCGGCCTTGCCAAAAACAGCGTTCTTTTCGCGCTAGATTTTATTGGTGATACTGTTATCGCAACCCATTTAGGCATAGGCACTTACCGGGTTGAATCCACCAATCAGGAACGAAAAGAACTCATCGAACGCAACCTCGAACTTTCTAACGAGCAGCTAGGTACAGATCTGTCACCCATTTTGTATAGCCGCGACCCATATCGAGACTTGGTTGAGCCGAAAATTGAATTCATCATCGCAGCTCTAGAAGCTGGAATACAACCTCCTGGGCATGGCTTGGGTCATGTAGCGCAGGCCTAA
- a CDS encoding ABC transporter ATP-binding protein yields MKITSRGITQHIFQLSSAQGRKWLRTTIILSVVSGVIRGLALAAFLPAITALVKHEHVWGLGIGGWLDVLLFFAVISAGVEYVLAMMNYSVALDAMASLHKKIGDQAARLPLGYFTSETAGKFSRLVSKQMIMLGESFAHMLAPMITNTFTMLVLLIGCWIWSPAMGILLTISVPVMFLAVWIAQRCKEQDEKINTGPSQELSARLVEFAQNQAILRACGQASSFQPLLGATKAAEKASIKGLWWGLLGNAIIGTTIQSIAVFSMIIAVSATFGFSDPIASIVFIGIMLRFTTMLADIGTLGMGLESSRPLLAQVNDILNEPVLVDPISPKPIQEPGAVELRDVYFGYSPNTLVLNGVSIRFAPQSFTAIVGPSGSGKTTLARLIARFYEVDRGSVLVGGVAVKDQRVGDVMKQIAWIFQDVYLYDDTLEANIRVGNPDASDEQIRKAADLAGVTEIVRRLPDGWNTKVGEGGRALSGGERQRVSIARAIVKQASIVLIDEATSALDPANEKHIVESLNYLRQRSTLIVIAHKLSTIQSADHIVVLDSHGQVVQEGTHEELLESGGKYREFWQLRNAAKGWSLT; encoded by the coding sequence ATGAAAATCACATCTCGAGGGATTACCCAACATATTTTCCAGTTATCTAGCGCTCAAGGGCGAAAATGGCTTCGGACTACCATCATCCTTTCGGTTGTTTCGGGCGTTATTCGCGGCTTAGCACTAGCTGCCTTTTTGCCCGCCATAACTGCATTGGTCAAACACGAACACGTGTGGGGTCTAGGTATTGGAGGCTGGCTTGATGTTTTACTCTTCTTCGCGGTGATATCGGCCGGTGTGGAATATGTTTTGGCAATGATGAATTATTCGGTTGCCTTAGACGCTATGGCGAGTCTGCATAAAAAGATTGGTGACCAGGCGGCTCGGCTACCGCTAGGTTATTTCACTTCCGAAACTGCCGGAAAGTTTTCACGACTAGTATCAAAGCAGATGATTATGCTCGGTGAATCTTTCGCACATATGTTGGCGCCAATGATCACAAATACCTTTACCATGCTGGTTTTGCTCATAGGATGTTGGATATGGTCACCTGCGATGGGAATCCTTCTAACCATAAGCGTTCCGGTCATGTTTTTAGCGGTGTGGATAGCCCAACGCTGTAAAGAACAAGATGAGAAGATAAATACTGGGCCGTCCCAAGAATTATCTGCGCGACTGGTGGAATTTGCACAAAATCAGGCCATCTTGCGCGCATGCGGTCAGGCAAGTTCATTCCAGCCACTTTTAGGAGCTACGAAAGCTGCTGAAAAAGCGAGCATCAAAGGCTTATGGTGGGGACTGCTCGGAAACGCCATTATTGGTACCACAATCCAGTCCATCGCAGTGTTTTCGATGATTATTGCTGTTAGTGCAACGTTCGGATTTAGTGATCCAATAGCGAGCATTGTTTTCATTGGCATTATGCTTCGTTTCACCACGATGCTTGCGGATATTGGAACGCTGGGCATGGGACTAGAAAGTTCGCGTCCCTTACTCGCACAAGTCAACGACATCCTCAACGAACCAGTATTGGTTGATCCGATATCACCGAAGCCGATCCAAGAGCCGGGAGCTGTTGAACTGCGCGACGTCTATTTTGGCTATAGCCCTAACACGCTTGTTCTTAATGGCGTTAGCATACGATTTGCGCCGCAATCCTTTACCGCGATCGTGGGTCCTTCTGGCTCAGGAAAGACGACGTTAGCGCGCCTTATTGCCCGATTCTATGAAGTTGATCGTGGAAGCGTTTTAGTAGGTGGCGTTGCTGTTAAAGACCAACGTGTTGGCGACGTTATGAAGCAAATCGCGTGGATTTTCCAAGATGTTTATCTCTATGACGATACTCTTGAAGCCAATATTCGGGTAGGTAATCCCGATGCGAGCGATGAACAGATCCGCAAGGCTGCAGACTTAGCTGGAGTTACCGAGATTGTAAGACGGCTTCCTGATGGATGGAATACGAAAGTGGGTGAAGGCGGGCGAGCGCTTTCAGGCGGAGAACGCCAACGTGTTTCGATCGCGCGAGCAATCGTTAAGCAAGCTTCCATCGTTCTTATCGATGAGGCCACGAGTGCGCTAGATCCAGCTAACGAAAAACATATTGTTGAGTCACTGAATTATTTACGGCAACGCTCTACACTTATTGTGATTGCCCATAAGCTATCAACAATCCAATCAGCCGATCATATCGTTGTCCTAGATTCACACGGCCAGGTTGTTCAAGAAGGAACCCATGAGGAACTACTTGAATCCGGCGGAAAATATCGTGAATTTTGGCAACTTCGCAACGCCGCCAAAGGATGGTCTTTGACATGA
- a CDS encoding ABC transporter ATP-binding protein produces the protein MNENPDMSNKEKDKAGKLAFNDLLKPISARIMVARILAVASALLSVGPYIVLVELSGILLHAWREDLTPDPVEVRNALTVLIWLFLAKLALYFLALTVTHFADIRLRTILQERIAQRISRAPLSWFSKTNSGLVRKAIQDDPADIHTVVAHAPVDNTIAILSPVALLGYAFYLNWLLGLIAIATIPFYLGAMAYMVRDMGEKTAEMDTRLGYVSATMVEFITGIAVVKAFGKTGQAHERYRCATEEFHKFYLAWCGPMLRMSAIANATISPSILLLTNLGLGTLAVHYGYAQPTDVIPTAIIALMIPQSIEVLANMTWSIQMAGAASLRIQKILNIAQISQATQDHAHTIDVSVPQPVVFDHVSFSYGDTQAVDDVSLTLQPGSVTALIGPSGGGKSTLATLLARFSDPDGGTISIGGTDIRTLPDDQLYRCVSFVLQDPQILRMSIRENVGLGNPHASDEAIWQALRDAQIADEIAALPRSLDTIYGVDTHLSGGQCQRLSIARALLIDAPILILDEATAFTDPESEALIQTALTSLIKSRNGQRTVLVIAHRPASVHGVDQIAILENGKLSAIGSPSEVSDHPLYVALWEGTNA, from the coding sequence ATGAACGAAAATCCTGACATGAGTAACAAAGAAAAAGACAAAGCTGGAAAGTTAGCGTTTAACGATCTACTCAAACCGATCAGTGCACGGATCATGGTGGCGCGGATTTTGGCGGTTGCTTCAGCACTACTCTCAGTTGGACCCTATATTGTGCTGGTCGAACTCTCTGGAATTTTATTGCACGCTTGGCGTGAAGATCTCACCCCAGATCCGGTAGAAGTACGAAACGCTCTAACGGTGCTGATCTGGTTGTTTCTAGCGAAGCTAGCGCTGTATTTCCTCGCACTTACCGTGACTCATTTTGCTGATATCCGCCTGCGCACAATACTCCAAGAACGCATCGCACAACGAATTTCGCGCGCCCCGCTGTCGTGGTTTTCTAAAACAAATTCTGGTTTGGTGCGCAAAGCCATCCAAGATGATCCCGCAGATATCCACACCGTAGTTGCCCACGCTCCAGTCGATAATACGATTGCAATTCTTAGCCCCGTGGCGCTGCTCGGCTACGCATTTTATCTCAACTGGTTATTGGGACTTATCGCCATCGCAACGATCCCGTTCTATCTAGGCGCGATGGCGTACATGGTGCGAGACATGGGCGAAAAAACTGCAGAGATGGATACCCGCCTCGGATATGTCTCTGCCACTATGGTTGAGTTTATTACCGGCATCGCCGTCGTCAAAGCGTTCGGGAAAACCGGTCAAGCCCACGAACGATATCGATGCGCAACCGAAGAATTCCATAAATTCTATCTGGCTTGGTGTGGGCCGATGCTACGGATGTCTGCCATAGCTAATGCCACGATTTCACCGTCGATTCTGCTCTTGACCAACCTCGGATTAGGCACGCTAGCAGTACATTATGGCTATGCTCAGCCAACCGACGTTATCCCCACTGCCATTATTGCGCTCATGATCCCCCAATCGATTGAAGTCTTAGCGAATATGACGTGGTCGATCCAGATGGCCGGAGCAGCATCGTTGCGAATCCAAAAAATATTGAATATTGCGCAAATCAGCCAAGCAACCCAAGACCATGCCCACACAATTGACGTTTCCGTACCACAACCAGTCGTCTTTGACCATGTTTCCTTCAGCTACGGTGACACTCAAGCAGTTGATGATGTTTCCTTGACACTTCAACCCGGAAGCGTCACTGCTTTGATAGGTCCTTCTGGTGGCGGGAAATCAACATTGGCTACACTCTTAGCCCGCTTTTCTGATCCTGACGGTGGCACAATCTCCATCGGCGGAACAGATATTCGCACCTTGCCAGATGACCAGCTTTACCGGTGTGTGAGCTTTGTGTTGCAAGATCCGCAAATCCTTCGCATGTCGATTCGAGAAAATGTAGGTTTGGGAAACCCACATGCTAGCGATGAGGCGATTTGGCAAGCATTGCGAGATGCCCAAATTGCTGATGAGATCGCTGCATTGCCGCGCAGCCTAGACACCATATATGGAGTTGATACCCATTTATCTGGCGGGCAATGCCAGCGGCTATCTATTGCGCGCGCACTTTTGATCGATGCGCCAATCCTTATCTTAGATGAGGCAACTGCTTTTACAGACCCAGAGTCAGAGGCCTTGATTCAAACGGCTCTTACTAGCTTAATAAAATCGCGCAACGGGCAACGAACAGTCCTTGTTATCGCTCATCGCCCGGCATCAGTACATGGAGTTGACCAGATTGCGATTTTAGAAAACGGGAAGCTAAGTGCGATAGGTAGCCCTAGTGAAGTTAGCGACCACCCGTTGTATGTAGCTTTGTGGGAAGGGACAAACGCATGA
- a CDS encoding ABC transporter ATP-binding protein: protein MTRHVLGEIRFDEVCFAYPAPPGQRPSFVFQHLNLQIPAGSCTLFCGPSGSGKSTALKMINGLIPQLQPGHMGGSVTVSGHDVDDLDLTQIGKTSATVFQNPRSQFFTGHVLSEIAYAGENYQVPAHLLWGRCIDAAKETGTHHLLERNLHTLSGGQLQSVAQACGLAAAVPVLLFDEPTSNLSPQAIDSFSKVLQRQKAAGKTIVIAEHRLYFLRDLVDQVVYFHPGCDPEIIDGRTFFSFDDDERRRRGLRVLDLPQSDGSASVESVSAVRNQPPLDSGISLRNLNFSYPGHEVFTDFSADLHAGKITALTGANGAGKTTLARLLCGLLKPQSGDIYLDGHARSAHALSANSSIVMQDVHRQLFADSVIKEVTLGSSGEVEAESLLAQLDLLPFEHRHPLSLSGGQKQRLVIAAALATQRRLVIFDEPTSGVDYRQLHAISALVSQLAQSGHIVVVITHDEELLDSCADQILHLNPSGTPRYATTQP from the coding sequence ATGACTAGGCACGTCTTAGGTGAAATACGGTTTGACGAGGTCTGCTTTGCCTACCCAGCCCCACCCGGCCAGCGCCCCTCCTTCGTCTTTCAACATCTGAATCTGCAAATACCAGCGGGAAGTTGCACATTATTTTGCGGGCCATCGGGGAGTGGGAAATCCACCGCGCTAAAAATGATCAACGGCTTGATCCCGCAACTCCAACCCGGGCACATGGGCGGAAGCGTAACGGTTAGTGGGCACGACGTCGATGACCTCGATTTAACACAGATCGGCAAAACGAGTGCGACCGTGTTCCAAAATCCGCGCTCGCAGTTTTTCACTGGGCACGTTCTATCCGAAATTGCCTATGCCGGTGAAAACTATCAAGTACCGGCACACCTGCTGTGGGGCAGATGTATCGATGCTGCCAAAGAAACCGGCACACACCACTTACTGGAACGAAATCTGCATACGCTTTCAGGTGGGCAACTACAGTCAGTAGCCCAGGCATGTGGCCTGGCAGCCGCAGTGCCAGTTTTACTCTTCGACGAGCCCACCTCAAACCTCAGCCCGCAAGCCATTGATAGTTTTTCGAAAGTGTTACAGCGGCAAAAAGCTGCTGGAAAAACGATTGTTATCGCCGAACATCGGCTGTATTTCTTGCGTGACCTCGTAGACCAAGTAGTGTATTTTCACCCCGGTTGCGACCCAGAAATCATCGATGGGCGAACCTTCTTTTCCTTCGACGACGACGAACGCCGCCGTCGTGGACTACGTGTTTTAGATCTACCCCAAAGCGATGGCAGTGCCAGTGTTGAAAGCGTAAGTGCGGTAAGAAACCAACCCCCACTCGACTCTGGTATTTCGTTACGAAATCTCAACTTTTCCTATCCCGGACATGAAGTCTTTACCGATTTTAGTGCCGATTTGCACGCCGGAAAAATAACGGCGTTAACCGGTGCTAACGGCGCTGGGAAAACAACATTAGCACGCTTGCTGTGTGGTCTACTAAAACCACAATCGGGCGATATATATCTCGATGGGCACGCCCGTTCCGCGCATGCATTATCTGCCAATAGCTCGATTGTCATGCAAGACGTCCATCGCCAACTCTTTGCAGACAGCGTCATTAAAGAAGTTACGTTAGGTAGTAGCGGCGAGGTCGAAGCTGAAAGTTTACTGGCACAGCTCGACTTGTTGCCCTTCGAACACCGCCATCCGCTGAGCCTATCTGGTGGACAAAAGCAACGCCTGGTTATCGCAGCCGCGTTAGCAACCCAACGTCGACTCGTTATCTTCGATGAACCGACATCGGGTGTGGATTACCGGCAGTTACATGCAATTAGCGCACTGGTTAGCCAACTCGCACAAAGTGGACACATCGTCGTCGTTATCACCCACGACGAAGAACTACTCGATTCGTGCGCCGATCAGATTCTTCATCTTAACCCCAGCGGCACACCCCGCTACGCCACAACTCAACCATAG
- a CDS encoding energy-coupling factor transporter transmembrane component T family protein, with translation MQTTISHLPPQCQRAQISTSWKPVRYAKNDPRTTLAVVLAINVTVFGGASAPVLVVATAIVGVLFASVGTLTGVIRFLVLESGFLLFTYYGGFLGAHTVIAFLVGLSFWMSRFVLTATIGIYAIYSISTSELGAALRALHIPASFVSAMLVMIRFIPTILTEFKAIQEAMKLRGINLMGIDVIGHPTRTVQYLIVPLLAGVVRIADDLTASAVIRGLGSNERPMPLYPTRFRLPDALIIAVTLSYIALRLWNPTGEDLLNVAHLLGPAR, from the coding sequence GTGCAGACCACGATTTCACACTTACCTCCTCAGTGCCAACGAGCCCAGATCAGCACTTCGTGGAAACCGGTTCGTTATGCAAAAAATGATCCCCGCACAACTCTGGCAGTCGTTTTAGCTATTAACGTCACCGTTTTTGGCGGCGCCAGTGCTCCGGTGTTGGTGGTAGCAACTGCCATAGTCGGGGTGTTGTTTGCAAGTGTAGGAACCCTCACCGGCGTTATCCGATTCCTAGTCCTAGAGAGCGGATTTCTTCTTTTTACTTACTACGGTGGTTTTCTCGGTGCTCACACAGTTATAGCTTTTTTGGTAGGGCTAAGCTTTTGGATGTCACGTTTCGTGCTGACAGCAACGATAGGCATTTATGCAATCTACTCCATAAGTACCTCTGAGCTGGGGGCAGCGCTGCGCGCGCTACATATCCCAGCCAGCTTCGTTTCGGCAATGTTAGTAATGATACGTTTCATCCCAACAATTTTGACCGAGTTCAAAGCGATCCAAGAAGCAATGAAACTGCGCGGAATAAACCTCATGGGGATAGACGTCATTGGCCACCCAACACGAACAGTCCAATACCTCATCGTTCCCTTGCTAGCCGGCGTCGTGCGGATCGCAGACGATCTTACTGCCTCCGCAGTGATCCGAGGTCTAGGCTCTAACGAGCGCCCAATGCCGCTCTACCCAACCCGATTTCGGCTCCCAGACGCACTCATCATAGCTGTGACCCTAAGCTATATTGCGTTGCGGCTTTGGAACCCAACTGGCGAGGACCTACTAAATGTTGCACATCTGCTAGGACCAGCGCGATGA
- a CDS encoding MptD family putative ECF transporter S component: MSNQEIPKLRTRSASGTTAQKIVYIGVFTAIYFVIFFALGMLGLFGPQFMFVSAPLSFLIEGAVIILMLNKIRSFGALTILGIIVGLLMMLTGHAWTTLIFTILTSFLADLVAKSGSYTNETKNIFAYAILQQWYIGAWLPIFYSSDAYFADVALQMGQQYANQMQTLFTPKIIVVFCIINFFVSLLGGWIGTIILRKNFAKAGMA, translated from the coding sequence ATGTCCAACCAAGAAATACCCAAGCTACGCACTCGTTCCGCATCGGGTACAACTGCGCAAAAAATCGTCTACATCGGAGTATTTACTGCTATCTACTTCGTTATTTTCTTCGCCCTAGGCATGCTGGGATTATTCGGCCCACAATTTATGTTTGTTTCTGCGCCACTGTCTTTCTTAATAGAAGGCGCAGTGATTATTTTGATGCTGAATAAAATTCGCTCATTTGGCGCGCTCACCATCTTGGGTATCATCGTTGGTTTGTTAATGATGCTCACCGGACATGCATGGACCACGCTAATTTTCACAATACTAACCTCATTCCTAGCTGATCTAGTTGCCAAGTCAGGTAGCTACACTAATGAAACGAAGAACATCTTCGCCTATGCGATCTTGCAACAGTGGTATATCGGTGCATGGTTGCCAATCTTCTATAGTTCAGATGCCTACTTTGCTGATGTCGCGCTACAAATGGGGCAACAATACGCGAACCAGATGCAAACACTCTTCACGCCGAAAATTATCGTCGTCTTTTGCATCATTAATTTCTTCGTCTCGCTGCTCGGTGGCTGGATAGGGACGATAATCCTGCGGAAAAACTTTGCTAAAGCCGGTATGGCCTAG
- the pstB gene encoding phosphate ABC transporter ATP-binding protein PstB: MQDGIKVSDLNIYYGNFLAVQDVNVEIEPRSITALIGPSGCGKSTFLRSLNRMHEVIAGAYSKGSVIIDGADIYAPGVDPVRVREHVGMVFQRPNPFPTMSIQDNVLAGLRLNNRRISKSDAEEIVETSLRGANLWEEVKDRLDRPGSSLSGGQQQRLCIARAIAVKPNVLLMDEPCSALDPISTLAIEDLMQELQKDYTIVIVTHNMQQAARVSQKTGFFNIEGTGKPGHLVEYDDTERIFSNPANKQTEDYVSGRFG; the protein is encoded by the coding sequence GTGCAAGACGGAATTAAAGTATCAGACCTCAACATCTACTACGGGAATTTTCTCGCCGTCCAAGATGTCAACGTCGAAATCGAGCCGCGTTCAATCACGGCGCTCATTGGCCCATCTGGTTGCGGTAAATCGACGTTCTTGCGTTCTTTGAACCGGATGCACGAAGTTATCGCCGGCGCCTATTCGAAAGGGTCAGTCATTATTGACGGGGCAGATATCTATGCTCCAGGAGTTGATCCGGTTCGGGTTCGCGAGCACGTAGGCATGGTTTTTCAGCGTCCTAATCCGTTTCCAACCATGTCGATTCAAGACAACGTCTTAGCTGGATTACGGTTAAATAATCGACGCATCTCAAAGAGCGACGCGGAAGAAATCGTCGAAACTTCACTACGCGGTGCAAACTTGTGGGAAGAGGTTAAGGATCGCCTAGATCGGCCAGGCTCATCTCTTTCCGGTGGTCAGCAACAGCGACTATGTATTGCTCGTGCAATTGCAGTTAAACCAAATGTGTTATTGATGGACGAACCATGTTCTGCACTTGATCCGATCTCCACTCTTGCCATTGAAGATTTGATGCAGGAGCTGCAAAAGGATTACACGATCGTCATCGTGACGCACAATATGCAGCAAGCTGCTCGTGTTTCTCAAAAAACAGGATTCTTCAATATCGAAGGCACAGGCAAGCCGGGGCATCTGGTGGAGTATGACGATACAGAACGAATTTTCTCTAACCCGGCTAACAAGCAGACCGAAGACTATGTTTCGGGCCGCTTCGGGTGA